From a region of the Pseudanabaena sp. ABRG5-3 genome:
- a CDS encoding tetratricopeptide repeat protein, which produces MIDQEEMNLQDSTVVEGSQFEHSLVVKDPEGIQGILLDDRFYKIGRSPKNDIVLRSQLVSREHATLTGILTDPPLFQMFRLSDGDLETGKSTNGLHINGERRDNWVLMHGDEIVFSSDSAAYYRIEPEPPYVNGKIDIFLNSLKKLAKTYIKARNYTNAAEGALQQILVLTEQFYGKDHPTVANCLIDLAIFYYSQNNFTKAEPLFLQAISLRQKVLGTEHLDVASVMFDLAAIYNAQNLHTKAESIFLQALEIKQKLLGDHHPEIATHMLDLAAIYYAQKRYQEVKNLYEKALKIHRRSLANDHPNIINIQKKLANIKKKLRPAWLSWQVLVPTALILITGGAIAYTFIAPKADITCVKVLPDGKTQSISAEECRQISK; this is translated from the coding sequence ATGATTGATCAAGAAGAGATGAATTTACAAGATTCGACTGTAGTTGAAGGTAGTCAATTTGAGCATTCTCTGGTGGTTAAAGATCCCGAAGGTATACAGGGAATCTTGCTAGATGATCGATTTTATAAGATTGGTAGATCGCCTAAAAATGATATTGTGCTGCGATCTCAGCTAGTATCTCGCGAACATGCAACTTTAACGGGGATATTAACCGATCCTCCTTTATTTCAAATGTTTCGACTTAGTGATGGCGATCTCGAAACAGGAAAAAGTACAAATGGGTTACATATCAATGGTGAACGCCGTGATAATTGGGTATTAATGCACGGCGATGAAATTGTATTCAGTAGCGATAGTGCCGCCTACTATCGAATTGAGCCAGAACCACCCTATGTAAATGGCAAAATCGATATTTTTTTGAATAGTTTAAAAAAACTAGCTAAGACTTATATTAAAGCTAGAAATTATACAAATGCGGCGGAGGGAGCGCTCCAGCAAATTTTAGTTTTAACAGAACAGTTTTATGGCAAAGACCATCCCACTGTCGCAAATTGCTTAATTGATCTAGCTATATTTTATTATTCACAAAATAACTTTACCAAAGCTGAACCTTTATTTTTACAAGCAATCTCTTTACGACAAAAGGTTCTTGGGACAGAACATCTGGATGTCGCCAGTGTGATGTTCGATTTGGCAGCAATTTATAATGCTCAAAATCTACATACAAAAGCTGAGTCAATATTTTTACAAGCTCTAGAAATTAAGCAGAAATTATTAGGCGATCATCATCCAGAAATTGCTACCCATATGCTTGATCTCGCCGCTATTTACTATGCTCAAAAGCGCTATCAAGAAGTCAAAAATCTCTATGAAAAAGCATTGAAAATTCATAGGCGATCGCTTGCTAATGACCATCCTAATATTATTAACATTCAAAAAAAGCTAGCTAATATTAAGAAAAAGCTACGTCCTGCTTGGCTATCGTGGCAAGTCTTAGTTCCTACAGCTTTGATATTAATTACTGGTGGCGCTATTGCCTATACCTTTATTGCCCCAAAAGCGGATATTACCTGTGTTAAGGTTTTACCCGATGGCAAAACCCAATCCATATCTGCTGAAGAATGTCGCCAAATCAGTAAGTAA
- the cbiB gene encoding adenosylcobinamide-phosphate synthase CbiB gives MLELSPNFLILIFAAILDRLIGDPVNWLHPVQVMGWMIAQFTNLIIMEDAATHKRIPRFSPLMMRIAGFVLGISMVLGSGAVTWLMLIIASQVHPLLAIALSSILLASCFAGRSLRDAAESVLKVLQTGNLEQARQELSRYVGRDTADLSELEILRAVLETVTENAIDAVTSPLFYALIGSFLFPYSGVVLAIAYKASSTLDSMVGYREVPYSDLGWFSAKTDDVLTWLPCRLTVITLALISGKPLAVWRVCQRDANQDPSPNSGWSECVYAAILQVQLGGENLYRGVIKYKPLLGDAINAIAPDKIQQALNLTRICFLLWLSLAILIVTLFTNLLTDLATFFSRYGLGFAIG, from the coding sequence GTGCTAGAACTATCTCCTAATTTTCTGATTTTAATTTTTGCGGCAATTCTCGATCGCTTAATTGGTGATCCTGTTAATTGGTTACATCCTGTACAGGTCATGGGTTGGATGATTGCCCAATTTACTAATTTGATAATCATGGAAGATGCTGCTACTCATAAGCGGATTCCTCGATTTTCGCCATTGATGATGAGAATTGCGGGATTTGTCTTAGGTATCAGTATGGTTTTAGGAAGTGGGGCAGTAACTTGGCTGATGCTAATCATTGCTTCCCAAGTTCACCCATTATTAGCGATCGCCCTATCCAGTATTTTATTAGCCTCATGTTTTGCGGGGCGTAGTCTTCGCGATGCCGCAGAATCCGTTTTAAAAGTATTGCAAACAGGAAATCTTGAGCAGGCTCGACAAGAACTCAGTCGCTATGTGGGGCGTGATACGGCGGACTTATCAGAATTAGAGATTTTACGCGCTGTCTTGGAAACTGTCACCGAAAATGCGATCGATGCTGTAACGTCGCCCTTGTTTTATGCCTTGATTGGTTCCTTCTTGTTTCCCTATAGTGGTGTTGTCCTTGCGATCGCCTACAAAGCATCTAGCACCCTTGACTCAATGGTGGGCTATCGCGAAGTTCCCTATAGTGATTTGGGGTGGTTTAGCGCCAAAACCGATGATGTGTTGACTTGGCTACCCTGTCGCCTCACGGTAATCACCTTAGCCCTAATTTCAGGCAAGCCCCTTGCTGTTTGGAGAGTTTGCCAACGCGATGCCAATCAAGACCCTAGCCCCAATTCTGGCTGGAGTGAATGTGTGTATGCAGCAATCTTGCAAGTGCAATTAGGCGGCGAAAATCTTTATCGAGGTGTCATCAAGTACAAACCTTTATTAGGGGATGCAATTAATGCGATCGCTCCAGACAAAATTCAGCAGGCGCTTAACTTGACACGCATTTGTTTTTTGTTGTGGCTTAGTTTGGCGATCTTAATCGTAACTCTATTTACTAATTTACTTACTGATTTGGCGACATTCTTCAGCAGATATGGATTGGGTTTTGCCATCGGGTAA
- a CDS encoding cobyric acid synthase: MKAISVLGTSSNAGKSWMVTALGAWLRRNGVKVAPFKAQNMSNNSYVTLEGGEIGRAQAVQAIACGMRPIAEMNPILLKPSGNGTSQLVLLGEARQHIAAVDYYRHIETLWETVRDTLEFWRDRCDVLLLEGAGSPVELNLMQRDLVNLRPIVYLQGRWLLVGDIEKGGVFAQVIGTHHLIPQPAKELGLGFIVNKFRGDLRLFSDAEKHFREHIPHFPYLGVLPYATDLQPESEDSLCSEAESKGKGAKIAWIRFPHLSNSQDSQPWQLDVGIETVWVKTVSELENVRIIILPGSKNTLNDLQWLRTTGLDKAILNAHQQGIPIVGICGGYQMLGKYLCDREGIAGTSGEVAGLGLLPISTEFLASKQVRQVQAIWKSAQSINQWMAYEIHMGVTKLIDGIESHQVQPLLQVLQTDGDREYYDEGIKGDRVWGSYLHGLFESAHARQALAQLANIPKYQPAAILWKDYQQNLYNNMADLIEAHLDLTSIYRYLD, from the coding sequence ATGAAAGCCATCTCTGTTTTAGGAACTTCATCGAATGCTGGTAAAAGCTGGATGGTGACAGCGTTAGGGGCATGGTTACGACGCAATGGCGTAAAGGTTGCGCCCTTTAAAGCCCAAAATATGTCGAATAATTCCTATGTAACTTTGGAAGGAGGAGAAATTGGTCGAGCGCAGGCAGTTCAAGCGATCGCCTGTGGGATGCGTCCCATCGCCGAAATGAATCCGATTCTCTTAAAACCATCGGGGAATGGAACTTCACAATTAGTTTTATTAGGAGAAGCCCGTCAACATATCGCCGCCGTTGATTATTATCGACATATCGAAACTCTTTGGGAAACTGTGCGCGACACTCTCGAATTTTGGCGTGATCGCTGTGATGTTTTGTTGCTAGAAGGTGCAGGCAGCCCCGTAGAGCTAAATCTCATGCAGCGTGATCTCGTAAACTTACGACCAATTGTATATTTGCAAGGAAGATGGCTATTGGTTGGCGATATTGAAAAAGGAGGTGTATTCGCGCAGGTTATTGGTACGCATCATTTGATTCCTCAACCTGCGAAGGAATTAGGATTAGGGTTTATTGTCAATAAATTTCGAGGGGATTTGCGCCTTTTTAGTGACGCAGAGAAACATTTTCGTGAGCATATACCACACTTTCCCTATTTGGGTGTACTTCCCTATGCCACAGACCTCCAGCCTGAGAGTGAAGATAGTCTCTGTAGTGAAGCCGAATCTAAGGGGAAAGGAGCAAAAATTGCATGGATAAGATTTCCCCATTTATCCAATTCTCAAGATAGTCAACCTTGGCAATTGGATGTAGGAATTGAAACGGTTTGGGTCAAAACTGTTTCAGAATTAGAAAATGTGCGGATTATTATTCTCCCCGGGAGCAAAAATACTCTAAACGATTTGCAATGGTTGCGAACTACGGGACTAGATAAAGCAATTCTCAATGCTCACCAACAGGGCATACCGATAGTCGGCATTTGTGGTGGCTATCAGATGTTAGGCAAATATCTATGCGATCGCGAAGGTATTGCTGGCACATCAGGGGAAGTCGCAGGGCTAGGGCTGTTACCAATTAGTACAGAATTTCTCGCATCAAAGCAGGTGCGTCAAGTACAAGCGATCTGGAAATCAGCACAATCTATTAACCAATGGATGGCTTATGAAATCCATATGGGCGTAACGAAATTAATTGATGGAATAGAATCTCATCAGGTACAGCCTTTACTGCAAGTTCTACAAACAGATGGCGATCGCGAATATTACGATGAAGGGATAAAAGGCGATCGCGTTTGGGGCAGTTATTTACATGGTCTCTTTGAGTCAGCTCATGCGCGTCAAGCCTTAGCTCAATTAGCTAACATCCCTAAATATCAACCTGCTGCCATCCTTTGGAAAGACTATCAACAAAATCTCTATAACAATATGGCAGATTTAATAGAAGCACATCTAGATCTCACCTCGATTTATCGTTATCTAGACTAA
- a CDS encoding AAA family ATPase, translated as MLTVYFTIGLPASGKSTWAKNKVEKSPNSIKRVNKDELRAMLDNSYFSKGNEKFVLDIQDSIIKAALENGKHVIVDNTHLAPKHEARIRELIKGLAVLEIVDFRHVSLETCIERDLKRTNSVGEKVIRDMYNQFIAPPRAPKPPYNPTLADAIICDLDGTLALIGDRSPYDAANCEKDIVNEPVRSILQTSGKAILFVSGREDKFKPQTLAWLEKHNISFDCIYMRKSGDLRKDSIVKKEIYDEFILDKYNVAFVLDDRDQVVRLWRDLGLTCLQVDYGDF; from the coding sequence ATGCTGACAGTTTATTTCACAATTGGTCTACCCGCTTCAGGCAAATCTACATGGGCAAAGAATAAAGTTGAGAAGTCTCCTAATAGCATTAAACGAGTGAATAAAGATGAACTTCGCGCCATGCTGGATAATTCTTATTTTTCTAAAGGGAATGAGAAGTTTGTCCTAGATATTCAAGACTCGATTATTAAAGCTGCTCTAGAAAATGGGAAGCATGTGATCGTTGATAATACCCACCTTGCTCCTAAGCATGAAGCTAGAATTCGAGAGCTAATTAAGGGTTTAGCGGTACTAGAAATAGTAGACTTTCGCCATGTGTCGCTAGAGACTTGCATCGAGAGGGACTTGAAGCGAACGAACTCCGTGGGCGAGAAAGTAATCCGTGACATGTACAACCAATTCATTGCTCCACCAAGAGCGCCGAAACCACCTTATAATCCTACTCTTGCTGATGCAATTATCTGTGATTTAGATGGAACACTGGCTTTGATCGGCGATCGCAGTCCCTACGATGCCGCTAATTGTGAGAAAGATATCGTCAATGAGCCAGTGCGTTCTATTTTGCAAACTTCAGGTAAGGCAATCCTATTTGTATCGGGACGAGAGGATAAATTTAAACCACAAACCTTAGCTTGGTTAGAGAAACATAATATCTCTTTTGATTGTATCTATATGCGAAAATCTGGTGATTTGCGAAAAGATAGCATTGTGAAGAAGGAAATTTATGATGAATTTATTCTTGATAAGTACAATGTGGCTTTTGTGCTAGATGATCGTGATCAAGTCGTTAGACTCTGGCGTGATTTGGGTTTAACTTGTCTTCAAGTTGACTATGGTGATTTCTAG
- a CDS encoding T4 RnlA family RNA ligase has protein sequence MSAIDLEKTDQLVAEGYITKRPHPSGELFIYNYTAKAQYDRLWTPETMQCRGLILDRDGAIAARPLPKFFNLQEYKESLPAEPFDVYEKLDGSLGILYWYQDQPYIASRGSFNSDQADKANKIFQSLYSDAIPLLDKSLTYLFEIIYPANRIVVDYGTYEALVLLAVIETASGREHPIEAFSHLGFPIAKKYDGLKDLEAIASLNEQNQEGFVIRFGSGLRLKFKFADYVKLHRVLTQVTSKVIWEMLRDQTPFEDILERVPDEFYNWVKETKASLLAQYQQIEENAKADFERIIAVVDRRDRKEMAKHILTCQNHTILFSLLDGKDYSDYIWRTIKPAHEKPFMDDEN, from the coding sequence ATGAGTGCTATCGACTTGGAAAAAACCGATCAATTAGTTGCAGAAGGATATATCACCAAGCGTCCTCATCCTAGTGGTGAACTCTTTATCTATAATTACACGGCTAAAGCTCAGTATGATCGCCTGTGGACTCCCGAAACAATGCAATGTCGAGGTTTGATCTTAGATCGTGATGGTGCGATCGCTGCTCGACCTTTACCAAAGTTTTTTAACCTTCAAGAATATAAGGAATCTCTACCAGCAGAGCCTTTTGACGTTTATGAAAAGCTAGATGGCTCCTTAGGGATTCTCTATTGGTATCAAGATCAGCCCTACATTGCTTCTAGGGGTAGTTTTAATTCTGATCAAGCAGATAAAGCGAATAAAATATTTCAATCTCTTTATTCCGATGCAATTCCATTATTAGATAAATCGCTAACTTATTTGTTTGAGATTATCTATCCTGCTAATCGGATTGTGGTCGATTATGGTACATATGAAGCTTTGGTACTATTAGCCGTAATTGAAACTGCCTCAGGTCGAGAACATCCCATCGAAGCATTTTCTCATTTGGGGTTTCCCATCGCTAAAAAATATGATGGCTTAAAAGATTTAGAGGCGATCGCTAGTCTTAATGAACAGAATCAAGAGGGATTTGTGATTCGCTTTGGGAGTGGACTGCGACTGAAGTTCAAGTTCGCTGATTATGTGAAATTACATCGTGTCTTGACTCAAGTAACTAGTAAGGTGATTTGGGAAATGCTGCGCGATCAGACTCCCTTTGAAGATATTTTAGAGCGAGTTCCCGATGAATTTTACAACTGGGTCAAGGAAACCAAAGCTTCTCTCCTTGCTCAATATCAGCAAATTGAGGAGAATGCTAAGGCTGACTTTGAGAGGATTATCGCAGTTGTAGATCGTCGCGATCGCAAAGAAATGGCAAAACATATTCTCACTTGCCAAAATCACACGATTTTATTTTCTCTACTAGATGGTAAAGATTATAGTGACTACATTTGGCGCACGATTAAACCTGCCCATGAAAAGCCTTTTATGGATGATGAGAATTAA
- a CDS encoding response regulator transcription factor: MTVAEASKPLRVLIVEDDPLIQLGLEQSLSQAPNITVIGIAEDGYIGVRMAQELIPDIIVMDIGLPRLDGISATQKIKTSLPNVHIVMLSSHTDDTEVIAALSSGADAYCVKGTNTESLLAAFAAAKDGATYLDPQIARKVMDHLKPPIQAENTSHLSQRELEVLKLIVEGKSNPEIAKQLYLSPNTIKTHVRGIMNKLSVDDRVQAAVIALRSGLVS, from the coding sequence ATGACTGTGGCAGAAGCATCGAAACCTCTGAGAGTTCTAATTGTTGAAGATGATCCATTGATCCAACTTGGCTTAGAACAATCCCTCTCTCAAGCACCAAATATCACAGTGATCGGCATCGCAGAGGATGGTTATATCGGTGTGAGAATGGCGCAGGAATTAATACCTGACATTATTGTGATGGATATTGGATTGCCAAGGCTAGATGGAATTTCTGCAACTCAAAAAATTAAGACTAGTCTACCGAATGTGCATATTGTGATGCTCAGCTCACATACCGATGACACAGAAGTAATTGCAGCCCTCTCCAGTGGTGCTGATGCCTATTGTGTCAAAGGTACAAATACAGAAAGCCTTTTAGCTGCTTTTGCGGCGGCAAAGGATGGTGCAACTTACCTCGATCCTCAAATTGCTCGCAAAGTGATGGATCATCTCAAGCCACCCATCCAAGCTGAGAATACTTCCCATTTATCCCAAAGAGAACTAGAAGTACTGAAACTAATCGTTGAAGGGAAAAGTAACCCTGAGATTGCCAAACAACTTTACCTCAGTCCTAATACGATTAAAACCCATGTACGTGGCATCATGAACAAGCTTTCTGTAGATGATCGCGTACAGGCAGCCGTTATTGCTTTACGATCAGGACTAGTCAGTTAA
- the ctpC gene encoding carboxyl-terminal processing protease CtpC, whose amino-acid sequence MAKGGLVLGTTAALAAAVAVVGFQLANPSIAAFRDSPKEIVDEAWQLINREYVDGSFNKVDWRQVRRQYVENRDYASKAEAYRSVREMLKLLDDPYTRFMDPEQFKSMQIDTSGELTGVGIQLGMDDATKQLTVVAPIEDSPAARAGVLTKDIITSIANKSTDGMDINQAVALIRGPAGTKVKLGIKRGDRQFDIELERAKIEIHPVKAELRDTNIGKVGYISLRQFNANAASDMRKAIQDHISKGAVGFVLDLRSNPGGLLYSSAEIARMWLDNATIVSTIDRKGENERLTANRQSLTNKPLVVLVDGGSASASEILSGALQDNKRAVIVGTKTFGKGLVQSVHSLSDGSGMAVTIAKYYTPSGRDINHMGIVPDRVVELTKEDLEKLNKNRDLVGTTADPQFAKAIDILSSELKNVSSR is encoded by the coding sequence ATGGCAAAAGGCGGACTTGTACTTGGTACAACAGCAGCATTAGCGGCGGCTGTCGCGGTTGTTGGTTTTCAGCTAGCAAATCCTAGCATCGCCGCATTTCGGGATAGTCCCAAAGAAATCGTTGACGAAGCTTGGCAGCTTATTAATCGGGAATATGTCGATGGCTCTTTTAATAAAGTAGACTGGCGGCAAGTTAGACGGCAATATGTCGAAAATCGTGACTACGCATCCAAGGCTGAGGCATATCGTTCAGTTCGGGAAATGCTCAAACTGCTTGATGATCCATACACCCGTTTTATGGATCCTGAACAGTTTAAGAGTATGCAAATCGACACTTCGGGGGAGCTTACAGGGGTCGGCATTCAACTGGGTATGGATGATGCAACTAAGCAATTAACGGTAGTTGCACCCATCGAAGATTCACCCGCAGCTCGTGCTGGAGTTTTAACTAAGGACATCATTACTTCGATCGCCAATAAGTCCACAGATGGCATGGACATTAACCAAGCCGTGGCGCTAATTCGTGGACCTGCTGGCACAAAGGTCAAGTTGGGGATCAAACGTGGCGATCGCCAATTTGATATTGAGCTAGAACGAGCCAAGATTGAAATTCACCCAGTCAAGGCTGAGTTGCGCGATACCAATATCGGTAAAGTTGGCTATATCAGCCTGCGCCAGTTTAATGCAAATGCAGCAAGTGATATGCGTAAGGCAATCCAAGACCATATCAGTAAAGGTGCAGTGGGCTTTGTCCTAGATTTGCGCTCCAATCCTGGTGGTTTGCTCTATTCCAGTGCGGAAATTGCCAGAATGTGGCTTGATAATGCCACTATTGTTTCGACAATTGATCGCAAGGGTGAAAATGAGCGTCTCACTGCTAATCGTCAATCTCTGACCAACAAGCCACTAGTTGTTTTGGTTGATGGCGGCTCGGCAAGTGCTAGTGAAATCTTGTCGGGCGCTTTACAGGATAACAAGAGGGCAGTCATTGTCGGTACGAAAACCTTTGGCAAGGGGCTAGTACAGTCAGTACATTCCTTGAGCGATGGCTCAGGTATGGCGGTGACGATCGCCAAGTATTACACCCCTAGTGGGCGTGACATCAACCACATGGGCATTGTGCCTGATCGTGTAGTTGAGTTAACTAAGGAAGATCTCGAAAAACTCAATAAAAATCGTGATCTGGTCGGAACGACTGCTGATCCACAATTTGCCAAGGCGATCGACATACTCTCTAGCGAACTGAAAAATGTAAGCTCTCGTTAA
- a CDS encoding ammonium transporter translates to MNSGDTAFMLVAAALVLLMTPGLAFFYGGLVRTRNVLNTMMMSLLLMAVVGVTWVLWGYSLAFDVTAEVAKGTFGQGIEKFIGGLDWVFLNGVKFDAPDPVGYAGTIPHAVFMVYQMMFAIITPALISGAIVERMSFKAYFWFILLWSSLVYAPLAHMVWGRGFLQELGALDFAGGTVVHISSGVAAVVAVLVVGSRKDFATRPHTPHNVPYVLLGIGLLWFGWFGFNAGSALAAGPLAAVAFVATTVSTSAGGLTWLLVEWVLRGKPTAVGIASGFLAGLVGITPAAGFVTPIGAILIGSITSVCCFIAVSLRAKFKFDDSLDTFSVHGVGGTVGAMLTGVFATKAAFGGEASLGLLDGNPGLIWKQFEGVAVTYVFAAIATFIILQVLKLFMDLRVAPSIEEQGIDLPVHGEEGYGSDFGSGVFVSSKSAEG, encoded by the coding sequence ATAAATTCAGGTGACACAGCATTTATGTTGGTTGCGGCTGCCCTTGTATTGCTGATGACTCCAGGGCTAGCATTTTTCTATGGCGGCTTAGTCCGTACCCGCAACGTACTAAACACGATGATGATGAGCTTACTGCTCATGGCTGTAGTCGGTGTCACTTGGGTACTCTGGGGATATAGCCTCGCCTTTGATGTAACTGCTGAAGTAGCTAAGGGTACTTTTGGGCAGGGAATAGAAAAGTTTATTGGCGGACTTGATTGGGTATTTCTCAATGGAGTCAAGTTTGATGCACCTGATCCTGTTGGCTATGCAGGCACAATTCCCCATGCAGTGTTTATGGTTTACCAGATGATGTTTGCGATCATCACACCAGCTCTGATTTCTGGGGCGATCGTCGAGCGCATGAGCTTCAAAGCTTATTTCTGGTTTATTTTACTTTGGTCTAGCTTGGTTTATGCTCCCCTTGCCCATATGGTATGGGGAAGAGGATTCTTGCAAGAACTCGGAGCTTTAGACTTTGCTGGTGGAACAGTTGTTCATATCAGTTCGGGTGTTGCTGCTGTAGTAGCTGTTTTGGTGGTTGGCTCTCGTAAAGACTTTGCAACTAGACCACATACTCCACACAACGTGCCATACGTTCTTTTAGGAATTGGGCTTCTGTGGTTTGGATGGTTTGGCTTTAATGCTGGTAGCGCTCTGGCGGCTGGACCACTTGCGGCCGTTGCATTTGTGGCAACTACTGTCTCCACTTCAGCTGGTGGTCTTACATGGCTATTAGTTGAATGGGTATTACGTGGTAAGCCAACTGCTGTCGGTATTGCTAGTGGATTTTTAGCTGGATTAGTTGGAATTACACCTGCGGCAGGTTTTGTAACTCCCATTGGTGCAATTTTAATTGGCTCAATTACATCTGTGTGCTGTTTCATTGCTGTGAGTTTGCGTGCAAAATTCAAGTTTGATGATTCCCTTGATACTTTCTCTGTGCATGGTGTTGGTGGAACTGTTGGAGCAATGTTAACGGGTGTATTTGCAACAAAAGCTGCTTTTGGCGGAGAAGCTAGTCTTGGACTTTTAGATGGCAATCCTGGTCTAATTTGGAAGCAATTTGAAGGTGTTGCTGTTACCTATGTGTTTGCAGCGATCGCCACATTTATTATTCTTCAAGTCTTAAAACTATTTATGGACTTGAGAGTCGCACCTTCGATCGAAGAGCAGGGCATCGATTTGCCTGTGCATGGTGAAGAAGGTTATGGTAGCGACTTTGGTTCTGGCGTATTTGTTAGCTCAAAGTCCGCTGAAGGCTAA
- a CDS encoding ammonium transporter has translation MLVYKTNQKRGLKSSVNWTACIPLAAIIGVFWVYAATAQTATPTPEPLTAEKVKESVDALKVGLDTLWVVVAAFLVFFMNAGFALVESGFCRRKNTVNILTKNLIVFAIATIAYWAVGFGFMYGDSGGNLFIGLKGFFLSGADNSPATLDAYKGDFPGLNWTGVPLEAKFLFQLVFAATAATIVSGAVAERIKFLAFMLFSFILVAVSYPITGHWIWGGGWLSKVGFYDFAGSTVVHSSGGWAALIGAALLGSRFGRYGEDGKNRAIPGHSMSLATLGCLILWLGWFGFNPGSTMTADGRLIAHIALTTNMGASAGGIAATIVAWLYLGKPDLSMIVNGILAGLVSVTAPCAWITLPSAIIIGAIGGTIVVFAVGFFDKLKIDDPVGATSVHLVCGIWGTISVGLFAVGQKTDIGGGYILQAGAGPKAGLFFGGGFDQLLYQLLGVVSVGGFTVAFSFIAWYVISLITGGIRVETEEEFKGLDISEHGMEAYSGFVKESE, from the coding sequence GTGTTGGTTTATAAAACAAATCAAAAAAGGGGACTTAAAAGTTCAGTCAATTGGACTGCTTGTATTCCCCTTGCAGCAATTATCGGTGTTTTTTGGGTGTATGCAGCTACGGCTCAAACTGCTACACCTACTCCTGAGCCTTTAACTGCTGAGAAAGTTAAAGAAAGTGTCGATGCTCTCAAAGTTGGATTGGATACTCTTTGGGTTGTAGTTGCAGCTTTCCTCGTTTTTTTTATGAATGCTGGTTTTGCTTTGGTTGAATCTGGATTTTGTCGTCGCAAAAATACGGTTAACATCCTCACCAAAAATTTAATTGTATTTGCGATCGCTACCATTGCTTACTGGGCAGTTGGTTTCGGCTTTATGTATGGTGACAGTGGTGGCAATCTCTTTATTGGGCTGAAAGGATTTTTCTTAAGTGGTGCTGACAATAGCCCTGCAACTCTTGATGCTTATAAAGGTGATTTCCCTGGACTTAACTGGACAGGTGTACCACTAGAAGCGAAGTTTTTATTCCAGTTAGTGTTTGCCGCAACTGCGGCAACTATTGTCTCAGGTGCAGTAGCTGAGCGAATTAAGTTCCTTGCCTTCATGCTCTTTAGCTTTATTTTAGTTGCTGTGTCCTATCCCATCACAGGACATTGGATTTGGGGCGGAGGATGGCTATCCAAAGTTGGTTTTTATGATTTTGCTGGTTCGACAGTAGTTCATTCATCTGGCGGCTGGGCAGCACTTATTGGTGCTGCATTACTTGGCTCACGTTTTGGCAGATATGGTGAAGATGGCAAAAACCGTGCTATCCCTGGTCATAGTATGAGTCTGGCAACTCTAGGCTGTTTAATTCTTTGGTTAGGGTGGTTTGGGTTTAACCCCGGTTCAACTATGACGGCTGATGGTCGCTTAATTGCCCATATTGCATTGACTACAAATATGGGTGCTTCCGCAGGTGGAATTGCGGCAACAATTGTAGCTTGGTTATATCTTGGCAAGCCTGACTTATCTATGATCGTTAACGGTATTTTGGCTGGATTAGTCTCGGTAACTGCTCCTTGTGCTTGGATTACTTTACCTAGTGCGATCATTATTGGTGCGATCGGTGGAACTATCGTTGTGTTTGCAGTTGGATTCTTCGACAAGCTTAAGATTGATGATCCTGTAGGTGCGACTTCAGTTCACTTAGTTTGCGGTATCTGGGGAACTATCTCGGTCGGACTATTTGCAGTTGGTCAAAAAACAGATATTGGCGGCGGTTACATTCTCCAAGCGGGGGCAGGTCCCAAAGCTGGCTTATTCTTCGGTGGTGGCTTTGATCAACTCCTATATCAGCTACTAGGAGTCGTCTCTGTTGGTGGTTTTACCGTTGCATTTAGTTTCATTGCTTGGTATGTAATTTCCTTGATTACAGGTGGAATTCGGGTTGAAACAGAAGAAGAATTCAAGGGACTTGATATATCTGAACATGGCATGGAAGCTTATTCTGGTTTTGTAAAAGAAAGCGAATAA